A region of the Ranitomeya imitator isolate aRanImi1 chromosome 5, aRanImi1.pri, whole genome shotgun sequence genome:
ttaaacctcatctgccacctttcagcccaagtttccaacttatccagatccatctgtagcagaatactatcttctcttgtattaactgctttacatagttttgtatcatctgcaaatatcgatattttactgtgtaaaccttctaccagatcattaatgaatatgttgaagagaacaggtcccaatactgacccctgcggtaccccactggtcacagcgacccagttagagactataccatttataaccaccctctgctttctatcactaagccagttactaacccatttacacacattttcccccagaccaagcattctcattttgtgtaccaacctcttgtgcgggacggtatcaaacgctttggaaaaatcgagatataccacgtccaatgactcaccgtggtccagtctatagcttacctcttcataaaaactgattagattggtttgacaggagcgatttctcataaacccatgctgatatggagttaaacagttattctcattgagataatccagaataacatccctcagaaacccttcaaatattttaccaacaatagaggttagacttactggcctataatttccaggttcacttttagagccctttttgaatattggcaccacatttgctatgcgccagtcctgcggaacagaccctgtcgctatagagtcactaaaaataagaaataatggtttatctattacattacttagttctcttagtactcgtgggtgtatgccatccggacccggagatttatctattttaatcttatttagccggtttcgcacctcttcttgggttagattggtgacccttaatatagggttttcattgtttcttgggatttcacctagcatttcattttccaccgtgaataccgtggagaagaaggtgtttaatatgttagctttttcctcgtcatctacaaccattctttcctcactattttttaaggggcctacattttcagtttttattcttttactattgatatagttgaagaacagtttgggattagttttactctccttagcaatgtgcttctctgtttcctttttggcagctttaattagttttttagataaagtatttttctccctatagttttttagagcttcaatggtgccatcctgctttagtagtgcaaatgctttctttttactgttaattgcctgtcttacttctttgtttagccacattgggtttttcctatttctagtccttttattcccacaaggtataaaccgcttacactgcctatttaggatgttcttaaacatttcccatttattatctgtattctcatttctgaggatattgtcccagtctaccagattaagggcatctctaagctgttcaaactttgccttcctaaagttcaatgtttttgtgactccctgacaagtccccctagtgaaagacaggtgaaactgcacaatattgtggtcgctatttcctaaatgcccaaccacctgcagatttgttattctgtcaggtctattagatagtattaggtctaaaagtgctgctcctctggttggattctgcaccaattgtgaaagataatttttcttggttattagcagaaacttgttgcctttatgggtttcacaggtttctgtttcccagttaatatccgggtagttaaagtcccccataaccaggacctcattatgggttgcagcttcatctatctgctttagaagtagactttccatgctttctgttatatttgggggtttgtttgGGTGCTGTTTAGAAAacagatctacactcatcaagtcaggtgtcagaaataatgaattcttgATGCACAAACAACAGCCTCataaattcactatttctgacacctgtccaggtgagtatagatatgccttgtatgacctccatcgtcccttcactttgtgtgaaatagattacgtacacagaagtatgtatgagtttttggacacaaaaactgatgactttttggacacatgacctgttgagtatagttctgctttgtattaccgccattttctctgcagtctgcaacacaaagtcacagagtaagcagaaggaagagattatggagaaaatacaagtattatttttttgggccacctcatatctctataccaaacacacacaaagctgcagtgttgtacttactaactactggagctatgaggtggcaaaaaaataaagtgtgcagcgcagtgttttattcggcgcacagtgtgtgttgctggcggcgaaatacacaattaaccaaacactattgggggcaaaaaacattattatttattttttaacaaacaaattaatttaactacgcctgcttggggtagagtgacggaaatggggtgtgtgtagctgtgaggcttgGCTtaatgtggacgacgcaggggtggcaggagaagggcaaCTAAAGTAGTGGgatctgggagttcggggatggggcttcatGCACGGGAGGGTAGAGACACACTGGAAAGGTgaaacaaacctgacattacagacacattgggaggtgagggggaaggAATTGAGATCGTCCTTTGTTTTCTATTTTGTTTTCCTTTTTGGGAacggcgctgcggtctggggagcctcggtgggctcatttgttgcggcctggtCGTGGTGGCAGACCTGTCAGGGTCCatgtgctgctgcatggttgtggtggtggggaaggccatgccagggtccgggtgctgctgctgcatcctggtggtggtgaaagccatTCCAGGGTCTGGGTGCTGttgctgcatgctggtggtgaaaagcatgccaggatccgggtgctgcagctgcatgctggtgctgaaaagcatgccaggatccaGGTGCTGTTGCTACTGCAGCTGGGACCTAGTGATGGTGGCCGGCCTGTCCTGATTCgggtgctgctgcatggtggtggcagtggaggaggtccaagcaggagcagcagttgtcatggtggtggtggtgggctgtccaacagcacttagcatggtggtggtgctgtagtggtgtctggcagtgtttggaatggaggtggccgtgcagtggtatgcagcagaggtcggcattgatgtcaagcgtgacagtgttggcacagctggatatgccgccactgtctgctgaaaataccgactctgctgcaacgcctgcacgtaagcagcattgcaggcctacatgacactaagctggagatcaggagtaaggtgttccgacatgctctgttcaatttgattaaaaaaatgatgtgctggcctctggaggtcggctttcacttggtcaaggcttttggtgacctcctggatatgtgtattcatatggctaatagcAGTATCCAGTCGTTCACCCATAGCCTTGATTCCATCATGAAaggccgagctcaagtgcaaaaactcgggcatgagtgacctgtccgaggccctctgccactgccaggaagagcccccaaaaaagggggcagaggactgggaaagaggaacacctgatggacgagcttcctggtctccagtctgtgtggcaggcccacttgctgcagcgctgctggatggctgggacaggtccgtggctgtctgatgctccagaaccagggtcaagagtgctgctccatgtgctgtgaaaaaagaagaaaaaaaacacattactaccaaacatttacaaaaaagttaagcgccaactcctgtggaatagaaacatacagattatggcaatacaacacaacctaatacaccaaaaaaatacttacgttctctgggcaaggaccggtctcaaaaatgccagaatgcggtggtatttatattttctgatccttgctccaggaccactaggaacccggctctcttgacgaaggtccttgttgaagcaatccttcatcgaacaccaacgtgttttgactttgagcactgttgaaaaaacaaaaaagaatggttagacaatggacatttggccgtgatcacacaactgtgtgtgataagagaaactcctgagagtttctctcatcacacacagttgtgtgatcacggccaaggtcactgctgcatcacactgcattgcaatacttacaaaatgcatttcggacccgagtcggggtgttgtcccagccatcccacatcgctttggccacctcattccatagcagccggatcgtcacgttgtccgagtgctgcggaacccgggtgtcccacaaagggactcgctcatggaccagggagatgaggatgtcattgtcaatgaggtcctcatcccgttctggaacctagaaaataaataaagacattaatgttagatacattaacataaggaaaagaaagaaaacagagacagaaaactggcatgaatattgaaagtaaagaaacaaaaggagtcaagaagaaaaagggaaagaaagaggaaagtaaagaaatgaacatccaATAGTaacgtgaggatacaataaacagtcagccatgtatacgtacacgctgccgcctagacacccgaccgtgaccccgctgctcctgctcagcttctgccgcagtggaagaagtgctctaaaaaaagaaaaaaaaattgtcatatgtgtagatgtgacactgaatacttaccaatctgaggagttgagtacccacttcactgacatgttcggcttgtgcaggcccaggcccttgctcctcctcctcagaagatgacatcctgatgcatgcagaaaaaaagaaatggcagaaattaggatatatagagacagaaaatggaaaatataagacattggctaggatatactcacattgtttagAGTGTAGATTCCctcctgtgtctggtctgctgcgtctactcttgttcccagtctgctgagtagtgacctgcaaatgtccactccctacctttatcagtttgtatgtggggggtggctaatcagtgtctagacatgttttcctgtggtgcaacgcatgcgttcacaaatgcaagcaaacgcatgtgcttgcggccgcatgcgttcacatagacagcaatgcgtttttttgccgcattccttctgctaacaaccgcatacatttctaggcggcaaattgacgcctctaaaattactacatgtagcgtttaccgcaccaaaccgcagacgacgaaacgacgcatgcgtcgtcaaacgcgggaaAACGCAACCggttgcagacacatgcgtccctaatgttaaatataggaatacacaacgcatggggataactgcggaagaaacgctgcggacacaaccgcaaatgtgaaaccagccttagctggaAGTTCTGTAGGGCTTAAGGAACTTATTTTGTTGCTGCGTAAACTTATGAAATTTGTCAGCTTTGCTTAAACTCCTTGCTTAAACAATTCATCCACATCACTGCTCATCTTCTCGCTGCTCTCACACCTCACTACCTTCAATAAACACTTTATGTCACAGCTATCATTATCACATCACAAATTTAAATCATTTGGCTCCCATAATCCTTTTCTTACACTTTCTAAGCTTACACTTgagattaaaatatatttttattgcatTTGTTTCACTAAAGCCCTTTAGTTTCAATACGGAGTATTAAAAATGTGTAAGTATTGATGAAATGGgcaatacggtggctcagtggttagccctgttttGCAGCACTGATGTCCGGGCACAAAtgtcaccaaggacaatatctgcaagtagtttgtgtgttctccctgtgtttgcgtgggtttcctctgggttctccggtttcctcccacacaccgacataatgatagggaatgtagattataagctccaatggggacagtgatgatgactgTAAAGCGTTGTGAAATTAATCGCCCTATATAAGTAATATGAATAAATAGAATTGTAACCCCAAGGAAGGAAAGACCTACGGTAAATAAAAATATACAATGAAGAAAATATGCAAGAAGAAATAAAGAAAAGTGATAGTACAATTATAAATACCAATAATATAAATCTTCATTAAGAAACATGATTAAAAGCAGGGAATAGGGAAAAAATATCCAACATGGGAAAATACAGATAATGGGTGTGGGTGAGCCCTAAAAGGGGAAGAGTGTAAAAATTACCCCAAAATGTaagattctgtaaaaaaaaaagtagataGGTAAAAAATGTATGTGTCAAGATAACCAAATAATCAAATAAATGCAGGGTAGAAATAACAAGGTAGGTGTAAGAACTTCATAAAAAAGGGAAGGCGTAAATAAATATTGAATAGTAAATACCGTAATTATAATGGTGTCAACATTTTTACAAATTGTCCCATTAGAAATATAAACACGTAATATACAAGGGTATGCAAATAACATGACCATTAGTCAAACGAATATAAATATACAGGTTCAACCAACCAAGCTGAAGAAAGCTTGTTAGACTATGCTCAGAACACGGTCTAAGAAGCTTCTGTACAAGTATATGAATTGCAGTGCTGGTGAACTGCAATGCATCATACCTGAGATCAAAGTGAAACAAGTGAACATCCCATAGGGGGGctaagttaaaaaaaattgtaaatagattacaaaaaataattacaaaataataggaattaaaaaaatatattacactaataaatacacatttatataaaaataatttaaaaaattcacCTACATTGCCTTGCTTAAGTTttcggccctctggaacttttcaaccttttcccacatatcacgtTTCAAACATAAAAAGATACCaactgtaaatttttggtgaagaatcaacaacaagtagaacacaattgtgaagttgaacgaaatttattggttatttaaaatttttgtggaaattcaaaaactgaaaagtgggacgtgtaatattattcggcccctttactttcagtgcagcaaactcactccagaagttcattgtggatctctgaattatccaacgttgtcctaaatgcctaatgatgataaatataatccacctgtgtgtaatcaagtctccgtataaatgcacctgctctgtgatagtctcagggttctgtttgaagcacatagagcatcatgaagaccaaggaacacaccaggcaggtctgtgatactgttgtggagaagtttaaagctggatttggatacaaaattatttccaaaactttaaacatcccaaaggagcactgtgcaagtgatcatattgaaatggaaggggcatcataccactgcaaatctaccaagacccggtgtccctctaaactttcatctcaaacaaggagaagactgatcagagatgcagccaagaggcccatgatcactctggatgaactgcagagatctacagctgaggtgggacaatcattcttacactgcacaaatctggcctttatggaagagtggcaaaaagaaagccatttctcaaagatatctataaaaagtgttgtttaaagtttgcaacaagccacctgggagacaccccaaacatgtagaagaaggtgatctggtcagatgaaaccaaaatcaaactttttggcaataatgccaaacgatatgtttgccgTAAAAGCAACATAgcccatcaccctgaacacaccatccccactgccaaacatggtggtggcagcataatggtttgggcctgcttttcttcagcagggacagggaagatggttcaaATTGATGGGAAATGGGTGGAGCCAAattcaggaccattcttgaagaaaacctgttggagtctgcaaaagacctgagactgggatggagatttgtcttccaacaagacaatgatcccaaacataaagcaaaatctacaatggaatggttcacaaataaacgtatccaggtgttagaatcaccaagtcaaagtccagacctcaatccaattgagaatctgtggaaagagctgaaaactgctgttcataaacgatctccatcaaacctctctgagctcgagctgtttgccaagaaagaatgggaaagaatttcagtctctcgaagtacaaaactgatagagacagtcacataccccaagcgacttgcagctgtaatcgcagcaaagggtggcgcaacaaaatattaagttaaaggggccgaataatattgcatgccccacttttcagtttttgaatttacacaaaaatttaaaaaagcaataaatttcgttcaacttcacaattgtgttctacttgttgttgattcccCCAAAATTTACatatggtatctttatgtttgaagcatgatatgtgggaaaaggttgaaaagttccagggggccgaatactttcgcaaggcactgtattt
Encoded here:
- the LOC138680710 gene encoding uncharacterized protein; this translates as MSSSEEEEQGPGPAQAEHVSESTSSTAAEAEQEQRGHGRVSRRQRVPERDEDLIDNDILISLVHERVPLWDTRVPQHSDNVTIRLLWNEVAKAMWDGWDNTPTRVRNAFLLKVKTRWCSMKDCFNKDLRQESRVPSGPGARIRKYKYHRILAFLRPVLAQRTTWSSTLDPGSGASDSHGPVPAIQQRCSKWACHTDWRPGSSSIRCSSFPVLCPLFWGLFLAVAEGLGQVTHARVFALELGLS